From one uncultured Bacteroides sp. genomic stretch:
- a CDS encoding transposase, with the protein MDSYPITARSLELFFHVDGVQLERQYKEHLSDYQQWHQKEHAANYVLFSENIGPHMSIDETCVSNGELYTILSNKDAKGGKGCIAAVVLGTKSEDVEAVLDRIAPDIRQKVEEVTMDMANTMRKIIRHSFPKATQVIDRFHIQKLACDAVQEIRINYRWEAIQDETDAMEEAKGKAETYKTEILANGDTRKQLLVRSRYLLFKSADKWTQSQKERAAILFELYPKLKNAYGLSHSLRMIFAKNTVKDVARIALAKWYNKVEEAKLDSFNVIAATLYEHYQEVLNFFNNRATNASAESLNAKIKAFRASLRGVTDIPFFMFRLTKIYA; encoded by the coding sequence TTGGATTCATACCCGATTACGGCCCGCTCTCTTGAGCTATTCTTCCATGTAGATGGCGTTCAGCTAGAGCGTCAATATAAGGAACATCTGAGTGATTATCAGCAATGGCACCAAAAGGAGCATGCAGCTAATTATGTTCTTTTCTCCGAAAACATCGGTCCGCACATGAGCATTGATGAAACATGTGTTTCCAACGGAGAACTATATACTATTCTTTCAAACAAAGACGCCAAAGGAGGCAAAGGCTGTATCGCTGCAGTTGTGCTGGGAACTAAATCCGAAGATGTAGAAGCGGTTCTTGACAGAATAGCTCCTGATATACGCCAAAAGGTAGAAGAGGTAACGATGGATATGGCAAATACAATGCGCAAAATTATACGTCATAGTTTTCCAAAAGCAACACAGGTTATAGATCGTTTTCATATTCAAAAGTTAGCCTGTGATGCCGTACAGGAAATTAGGATAAATTATCGATGGGAAGCTATACAAGACGAAACGGATGCCATGGAGGAAGCTAAAGGTAAGGCAGAAACCTATAAAACGGAGATATTAGCCAATGGAGATACCAGAAAGCAGTTATTGGTCAGAAGTCGATATCTATTATTTAAATCAGCAGACAAATGGACTCAAAGTCAAAAAGAAAGAGCAGCTATATTATTTGAATTATATCCAAAACTAAAGAATGCTTATGGCTTATCACACTCATTAAGAATGATATTCGCAAAGAATACAGTCAAAGATGTGGCAAGAATAGCTTTAGCTAAATGGTATAATAAAGTGGAAGAAGCTAAACTGGATTCGTTCAATGTCATTGCAGCTACGTTATATGAGCACTATCAAGAAGTTTTGAACTTCTTCAATAATAGAGCGACAAATGCTTCTGCAGAATCACTTAATGCTAAAATCAAAGCATTCAGAGCATCACTAAGAGGTGTTACAGATATACCATTCTTTATGTTTAGGCTAACAAAAATTTACGCATAA
- the groL gene encoding chaperonin GroEL (60 kDa chaperone family; promotes refolding of misfolded polypeptides especially under stressful conditions; forms two stacked rings of heptamers to form a barrel-shaped 14mer; ends can be capped by GroES; misfolded proteins enter the barrel where they are refolded when GroES binds), translating into MAKDISFNIDARDQLKKGVDELANAVKVTLGPKGRNVIIEKKFGAPHITKDGVTVAKEIELSDPFQNTGAQLVKEVASKTGDDAGDGTTTATVLAQSIVSVGMKNVTAGANPMDLKRGIDKAVEAVVASIKKQSEKVGDDYDKIEQVARISANNDATIGKLVADAMRKVSKDGVITIEEAKGTDTTIGVVEGMQFDRGYLSAYFVTNTEKMQCEMENPYILIYDKKISNLKDMLPILEPAVQTGRPLLIVAEDVDSEALTTLVVNRLRSQLKICAVKAPGFGDRRKEMLEDIAILTGGLVISEEKGLKLEQATIEMLGSAEKVTITKDNTTIVNGAGAKENIETRINQIKAQIKTTTSDYDKEKLQERLAKLAGGVAVLYVGAASEVEMKEKKDRVDDALCATRAAIEEGIVPGGGVAYIRAIEVLEGMKGDNADETTGIEIIKRAIEEPLRQIVANAGKEGAVVVQKVREGKGDFGYNAHTDIYENMYAAGVVDPAKVARVALENAASIAGMFLTTECVVVEKKEDKPEMPMGAPGMGGMGGMM; encoded by the coding sequence ATGGCTAAAGATATATCATTCAATATCGATGCTCGCGATCAACTTAAAAAAGGAGTTGACGAGCTTGCAAATGCAGTAAAAGTAACTCTAGGTCCTAAAGGCCGTAACGTAATTATCGAAAAGAAATTCGGTGCTCCTCATATCACAAAAGATGGTGTAACAGTTGCTAAAGAAATCGAACTGAGCGATCCTTTCCAGAACACTGGTGCTCAGTTGGTAAAAGAAGTTGCTTCTAAGACTGGCGACGATGCTGGTGACGGAACAACAACTGCAACTGTACTTGCTCAGTCAATCGTTAGTGTAGGTATGAAGAATGTTACTGCCGGAGCAAACCCAATGGATTTGAAACGTGGTATTGATAAAGCTGTTGAAGCTGTTGTAGCTTCTATTAAAAAACAATCTGAAAAGGTTGGCGATGATTATGATAAGATTGAGCAAGTGGCTCGTATCTCTGCAAACAACGATGCAACTATCGGTAAACTTGTTGCAGATGCTATGCGTAAGGTTTCTAAAGATGGTGTAATCACTATTGAAGAAGCTAAGGGTACTGATACAACAATTGGTGTTGTAGAAGGTATGCAGTTCGACCGTGGTTATCTTTCTGCTTATTTCGTAACTAACACTGAAAAGATGCAGTGCGAAATGGAAAACCCATACATCCTTATCTATGATAAGAAGATTTCTAACCTGAAGGATATGCTTCCTATTTTGGAACCAGCTGTACAAACAGGTCGCCCATTGCTTATTGTTGCTGAAGATGTAGATAGCGAAGCATTGACTACATTGGTAGTTAACCGTCTTCGTTCTCAATTGAAGATCTGCGCTGTGAAAGCTCCTGGATTTGGTGACAGAAGAAAAGAAATGTTGGAAGATATTGCAATCCTGACTGGCGGTTTGGTTATCAGCGAAGAAAAAGGTTTAAAACTGGAACAAGCTACTATCGAAATGTTGGGATCTGCAGAAAAGGTTACAATTACAAAAGATAACACAACCATCGTAAATGGTGCTGGTGCAAAAGAAAACATTGAAACTCGCATCAATCAAATCAAAGCTCAGATCAAGACTACTACATCTGACTATGATAAAGAAAAACTTCAGGAACGTTTGGCTAAATTAGCTGGTGGTGTTGCTGTACTTTATGTAGGTGCTGCTTCTGAGGTTGAAATGAAAGAGAAAAAAGACCGTGTGGATGATGCTCTTTGTGCAACCCGTGCAGCCATTGAAGAAGGAATTGTTCCTGGTGGTGGCGTTGCTTACATCCGTGCAATTGAGGTATTGGAAGGTATGAAGGGTGACAATGCTGATGAAACAACAGGTATTGAAATCATTAAACGTGCCATCGAAGAACCTCTTCGTCAGATTGTTGCCAATGCTGGAAAAGAGGGTGCTGTTGTTGTTCAAAAGGTTCGTGAAGGTAAAGGTGACTTTGGATATAACGCACATACCGATATTTATGAGAATATGTATGCTGCAGGAGTTGTAGATCCTGCAAAAGTAGCCCGTGTAGCTCTTGAAAATGCGGCTTCTATCGCAGGTATGTTCTTAACAACAGAATGTGTTGTTGTAGAAAAGAAAGAAGATAAGCCAGAAATGCCAATGGGCGCTCCAGGAATGGGCGGTATGGGTGGAATGATGTAA
- a CDS encoding co-chaperone GroES translates to MNIKPLADRVLILPAPAEEKTIGGIIIPDTAKEKPLKGEVVAVGHGTKDEEMVLKVGDTVLYGKYAGTELEVEGGKYLIMRQSDVLATL, encoded by the coding sequence ATGAACATTAAACCGTTAGCAGACAGAGTACTTATTCTTCCTGCTCCAGCAGAAGAAAAAACAATCGGTGGTATTATCATTCCCGATACAGCAAAAGAGAAACCTTTGAAAGGTGAAGTTGTGGCAGTAGGTCACGGTACAAAAGATGAAGAAATGGTATTGAAGGTTGGAGACACAGTACTTTATGGCAAATATGCCGGAACAGAACTTGAGGTCGAAGGTGGTAAATACCTTATTATGCGTCAAAGTGATGTTCTTGCAACTCTCTAA
- the hisS gene encoding histidine--tRNA ligase, translated as MMAKPSIPKGTRDFSPIEMAKRNYIFNTIREVFHLFGFEQIETPAMENLSTLMGKYGDEGDKLLFKIQNSGDYFSGLTDEELLSRNAAKLASKFCEKGLRYDLTVPFARYVVMHRDELSFPFKRYQIQPVWRADRPQKGRYREFYQCDADVVGSNSLLNEVELMKMVDAVFTRLGVRVSIKINNRKILSGIAEIIGEAEKIVDITVAIDKLDKIGLENVNAELSSKGISDEAIAKLQPIILLNGTNAEKLNTLKTVLASSEIGMKGVEESDYILSKLLLLDINSEVELDLTLARGLNYYTGAIFEVKALDVQIGSITGGGRYDNLTGVFGMPGVSGVGISFGADRIFDVLNQLELYPKEAVNGTQLMFVNFGENEAVYCLPLLTKVREANIRAELYPDSAKMKKQMGYANDKKIPFVVIVGENEMNEGKVMLKNMESGEQQLLDIVQLIAAVTK; from the coding sequence ATTATGGCAAAACCAAGTATACCTAAAGGAACGCGTGATTTTTCGCCTATTGAAATGGCGAAGCGTAATTATATATTTAATACAATTCGTGAAGTTTTTCATCTTTTCGGATTCGAACAGATTGAGACCCCTGCTATGGAAAACCTTTCCACGTTGATGGGAAAGTATGGAGATGAAGGTGATAAATTGCTATTTAAAATACAAAATTCGGGTGATTACTTCTCTGGACTGACAGACGAAGAACTCCTTTCCCGCAATGCAGCCAAACTGGCAAGCAAATTTTGTGAGAAAGGATTACGTTATGACCTGACTGTACCTTTTGCCCGCTACGTGGTAATGCACCGTGATGAGTTGAGTTTTCCATTTAAACGCTATCAGATTCAGCCGGTATGGCGTGCTGATCGTCCTCAGAAAGGTCGTTACCGTGAATTCTATCAGTGTGATGCCGACGTGGTGGGAAGTAATTCTTTGCTGAATGAAGTAGAACTGATGAAGATGGTAGATGCTGTTTTCACTCGTCTGGGAGTAAGAGTCTCCATTAAGATTAACAATCGGAAGATACTAAGTGGAATCGCAGAAATTATTGGTGAAGCGGAGAAGATTGTAGACATTACTGTGGCTATTGACAAATTAGATAAAATAGGGCTGGAGAATGTAAATGCTGAACTATCTTCTAAAGGTATCTCAGATGAAGCTATTGCTAAACTGCAACCCATTATCCTGTTGAACGGAACTAATGCTGAAAAGCTGAACACCCTCAAAACGGTTCTTGCTTCAAGCGAAATAGGAATGAAGGGAGTAGAAGAGAGCGATTATATTCTTTCTAAACTGTTACTTCTGGATATAAACTCTGAAGTTGAACTTGATTTAACTCTGGCTCGTGGATTGAATTACTACACAGGAGCTATTTTTGAAGTAAAAGCACTCGATGTACAGATAGGAAGTATTACTGGAGGTGGCCGATATGACAATCTGACAGGAGTGTTTGGCATGCCTGGAGTTTCAGGGGTAGGAATCTCTTTTGGTGCAGACCGTATTTTTGATGTATTGAATCAACTGGAGCTTTACCCTAAAGAGGCTGTAAATGGTACACAACTGATGTTTGTGAACTTTGGTGAAAATGAAGCGGTTTATTGTTTGCCTTTACTGACAAAAGTGCGTGAAGCAAATATTCGTGCAGAGTTGTATCCTGATTCTGCTAAAATGAAAAAACAAATGGGATATGCCAACGATAAGAAAATTCCTTTTGTTGTTATTGTCGGTGAAAATGAGATGAATGAAGGCAAGGTAATGCTAAAAAATATGGAGAGCGGAGAACAACAGCTGCTGGATATTGTTCAATTAATAGCTGCTGTTACTAAATAA
- a CDS encoding transglutaminase domain-containing protein, whose amino-acid sequence MRIVVCILIVIWGTSTGHAQVTMDEVKKYFTEQSHLVKQARDAKDYKKAEELDYAMIETVLSYPEEIRKKIESIKGALYYNIACYRSLMNKKEKAVEAFAKAVENGWTNYIHSSKDTDLNNIRTEKKFIALMEKIRIESDYKNILKQAGGYTNKVDSLLPKFTYLAPNDRNLVRIREYFNLDSIAGSGNEICKIKNLLHWAHNVVRHDGRSMNPQLKNAIDLVKVCQKENRGINCRMIAVMLNECYLAMGFKSRYITCLPKKYIDDCHVINVVYSNTLDKWIWIDPTFNVYVTDEKGTMLGISEVRERLISGAPLRINEDSNWNNKKKETKEHYLDYYMTKNLYRMECVLHSGYNTETQIEGKTSPITIMLYPSSAPEITDQQTGVTDNAEYFWQSPEN is encoded by the coding sequence ATGAGAATAGTTGTCTGCATATTGATTGTTATCTGGGGCACATCTACCGGACATGCGCAAGTTACCATGGATGAAGTAAAAAAGTACTTCACAGAACAAAGCCATTTGGTAAAGCAAGCCAGAGATGCAAAAGATTACAAAAAGGCAGAAGAGCTGGATTATGCTATGATTGAAACAGTACTCTCTTACCCTGAAGAGATAAGAAAAAAAATAGAATCAATTAAAGGAGCTCTTTATTATAATATTGCCTGCTACCGGTCACTAATGAATAAAAAAGAAAAAGCAGTAGAAGCTTTTGCTAAAGCTGTAGAAAACGGTTGGACAAACTACATTCACTCCAGCAAAGATACGGATCTGAATAACATCAGAACAGAAAAGAAATTTATTGCATTAATGGAAAAAATCCGGATTGAAAGTGATTATAAGAACATTTTAAAACAAGCAGGTGGCTACACAAACAAAGTGGATTCTCTCTTACCAAAATTTACTTATTTAGCTCCTAATGATCGCAACCTGGTAAGAATACGTGAATATTTTAATCTTGATAGTATAGCCGGCAGCGGGAATGAAATTTGTAAAATAAAGAATCTGCTTCATTGGGCACATAATGTAGTGCGTCACGATGGACGTTCTATGAATCCGCAATTAAAAAATGCAATTGACCTGGTTAAGGTTTGCCAGAAAGAGAATCGCGGGATAAATTGTCGTATGATAGCTGTAATGCTTAATGAATGTTATCTGGCTATGGGGTTCAAATCACGCTATATCACTTGTTTGCCAAAAAAATACATTGATGATTGTCATGTTATCAACGTGGTTTATTCTAACACATTAGATAAATGGATATGGATAGACCCTACATTCAATGTATATGTTACAGATGAAAAAGGAACGATGCTGGGTATTTCCGAAGTACGTGAAAGATTAATAAGTGGTGCACCACTGCGGATTAACGAGGACTCCAACTGGAATAATAAGAAGAAAGAAACAAAAGAACATTATCTGGATTATTACATGACCAAGAACCTTTATCGAATGGAATGTGTTCTGCATAGCGGATATAACACTGAGACGCAAATAGAGGGAAAGACCTCTCCCATTACAATTATGTTATATCCTTCCTCCGCACCGGAAATAACAGATCAGCAGACAGGCGTGACAGACAATGCGGAATATTTCTGGCAATCGCCTGAAAATTAA
- a CDS encoding zinc metallopeptidase, whose product MPIYWILFIGIALISFIVQHSLQSKFKKYSKIPLSNGMTGRDVAMQMLHDNGIYDVQVTSTLGHLTDHYNPANKTVNLSESVYSSNSVAAAAVAAHECGHAVQHACAYAPLTLRSKLVPVVTIASQWMQWLLLAGIIMIQSFPQLLFAGIILFAMTTVFSFVTLPVEINASRRALVWLSSAGITNSYNHAQAEDALRSAAYTYVVAALGSLATLVYYIMIFMGRRD is encoded by the coding sequence ATGCCTATTTATTGGATTCTATTTATCGGTATAGCACTAATTAGCTTTATAGTGCAACACTCGTTGCAAAGCAAATTTAAAAAATATTCAAAAATTCCTCTCTCCAATGGAATGACAGGCCGTGATGTTGCAATGCAAATGCTTCATGATAACGGGATTTATGATGTGCAGGTTACCAGTACTCTAGGACATCTGACAGATCATTATAACCCTGCCAATAAGACAGTAAATCTGAGTGAGAGTGTATATTCAAGTAATAGTGTGGCGGCTGCAGCTGTAGCGGCTCATGAATGCGGTCACGCTGTGCAGCATGCATGTGCATATGCTCCTCTGACTTTGCGTTCCAAGCTAGTGCCTGTTGTTACTATTGCATCTCAATGGATGCAATGGCTGTTGCTTGCCGGAATAATTATGATACAATCTTTCCCACAGCTCTTATTTGCCGGAATTATTCTGTTTGCCATGACAACAGTGTTTAGTTTTGTAACACTACCGGTTGAAATCAATGCCAGCAGACGTGCACTGGTATGGTTAAGTAGTGCAGGCATTACAAATTCATACAATCATGCTCAGGCAGAAGACGCGCTTCGCTCAGCTGCTTATACTTATGTAGTTGCCGCTTTGGGCTCTTTGGCTACATTAGTTTATTATATCATGATTTTTATGGGAAGAAGAGATTAG
- a CDS encoding methylglyoxal synthase, whose translation MEKLVRKIGLVAHDGMKKDLIEWVIWNSELLMGHKFYCTGTTGTLIREALKEKHPDIEWDITILKSGPLGGDQQMGSRIVDGEIDYLFFFTDPMTLQPHDTDVKALTRLAGVENIVFCCNRSTADHIISSPLFIDPEYQRTRPDYSTYAKRFENKPLVTEAVENVEKRKISKGH comes from the coding sequence ATGGAAAAACTAGTTAGAAAGATTGGCTTGGTAGCTCATGATGGTATGAAAAAAGATCTAATAGAGTGGGTTATTTGGAATTCAGAGCTGTTAATGGGACATAAGTTCTATTGTACAGGTACAACTGGTACGTTGATTCGTGAAGCTTTGAAAGAAAAGCACCCCGACATAGAATGGGATATCACAATACTAAAGTCTGGTCCGTTAGGTGGTGACCAACAAATGGGTTCACGCATTGTAGATGGTGAAATAGACTATCTGTTCTTCTTCACTGATCCGATGACTTTACAACCTCATGATACCGATGTAAAGGCTTTAACCCGCTTGGCCGGAGTGGAAAATATAGTGTTTTGCTGTAATCGTTCTACTGCCGATCATATTATATCCAGTCCTTTGTTCATAGATCCTGAATATCAACGTACTCGTCCTGATTATTCTACTTATGCAAAACGTTTCGAGAATAAACCGCTGGTAACAGAAGCTGTTGAAAACGTAGAAAAGAGAAAAATCAGTAAAGGTCATTAA
- a CDS encoding glycosyltransferase family 2 protein translates to MSKVAVVILNWNGSEMLRTFLPSVIGYSAISGVDVYVADNASTDNSVSVLTKEFSSVKQILLDQNYGFADGYNKALEQIEADYFVLLNSDVEVTEHWLEPMIAYLDTHPEVAACQPKILSWRQKDSFEYAGACGGFMDRYGYPFCRGRIMGIVEKDHGQYDDILPIFWATGAALFIRSSDYRNAGGLDGRFFAHMEEIDLCWRLRSRGRELVCIPQSVVYHVGGATLKKENPRKTFLNFRNNLLMLYKNLSESELLHVMTVRCILDYVAAFTFLLKGELPNMTAVFQARKEYNALRKDFRASRETNLEKTSLQVIPERIKKSILAQYYWGRKKYFSQLNMSYLNK, encoded by the coding sequence ATGAGTAAAGTTGCGGTTGTTATATTGAATTGGAACGGGAGTGAGATGCTTCGTACATTTCTTCCTTCCGTTATAGGCTATTCTGCAATTAGCGGAGTAGATGTTTATGTGGCAGACAATGCATCGACTGATAATTCGGTCTCGGTTCTTACTAAAGAGTTTTCTTCTGTAAAGCAGATTCTCCTCGATCAGAATTATGGTTTTGCCGATGGCTACAATAAAGCTTTGGAGCAGATAGAAGCAGACTACTTTGTTCTTCTCAATTCTGATGTGGAAGTGACAGAACATTGGCTGGAACCTATGATTGCCTATCTGGATACACATCCTGAGGTAGCTGCTTGTCAGCCGAAGATTCTAAGTTGGCGACAAAAAGATTCCTTTGAATATGCCGGTGCTTGCGGAGGCTTTATGGACCGTTACGGATATCCATTCTGTAGAGGACGTATTATGGGAATAGTGGAGAAAGATCACGGCCAATACGATGATATCCTTCCTATATTCTGGGCTACTGGTGCGGCGCTTTTTATCCGCTCATCCGATTATCGTAATGCCGGAGGGCTAGATGGACGCTTCTTTGCCCATATGGAAGAGATCGATCTTTGCTGGCGTTTGAGAAGTCGTGGAAGAGAGCTGGTTTGCATTCCGCAAAGTGTGGTTTATCATGTTGGGGGAGCTACTCTTAAAAAGGAGAATCCCCGTAAGACATTTCTCAATTTCAGGAACAATCTTTTAATGCTTTACAAAAATCTTTCTGAGAGTGAGTTGCTGCATGTGATGACTGTACGTTGCATCCTGGATTATGTGGCGGCTTTCACTTTCCTGTTGAAGGGGGAGCTACCGAATATGACAGCGGTGTTTCAAGCCAGAAAAGAATATAATGCTTTAAGAAAGGATTTTAGGGCTTCCCGGGAGACTAATCTTGAAAAAACTTCTCTTCAAGTAATTCCCGAACGGATTAAAAAGAGTATTTTAGCGCAATATTATTGGGGGAGAAAGAAATATTTCTCTCAATTAAATATGTCTTACCTAAATAAATGA
- a CDS encoding lysophospholipid acyltransferase family protein — translation MSKLIYIFAYIGIWLLAIMPFRMLYAVSDILYLLVYKVAGYRKSVVRKNLSNSFPEKTKDELRAIEHKFYHYICDYMLESMKMLLLPKKELLRRMKFTNTELYLEMIEKHGGIVVMMPHYANFEWTVVMGSFMKEGDIPMQVYKPIKNKHIDELFKYIRSRFGGYNVPKHDTIREVIRARNAGKRLVLGLIADQSPNSNSLHFWTTFLNQETSFMEGGERIARMMDFPVLYCELKKEKRGYCEAIFELMVESPKQTTKGEITEMFARKVEQTIMREPGYWFWSHKRWKHKPQNKE, via the coding sequence ATGTCGAAACTAATCTACATATTTGCATATATTGGTATATGGCTGCTGGCTATAATGCCTTTCAGAATGCTTTATGCAGTTTCTGATATTTTGTATCTTCTGGTATATAAGGTTGCTGGCTACAGAAAGAGTGTTGTCAGAAAGAATCTGAGTAATTCCTTTCCTGAGAAAACAAAAGATGAGTTACGGGCAATTGAACATAAGTTCTATCACTACATTTGTGACTATATGCTTGAGAGCATGAAGATGTTGCTTCTTCCTAAAAAAGAGTTACTCCGGCGAATGAAGTTCACAAATACAGAGCTTTACCTGGAGATGATTGAAAAACATGGGGGAATTGTTGTGATGATGCCTCATTATGCCAACTTTGAGTGGACTGTTGTTATGGGCTCATTTATGAAAGAGGGGGATATTCCGATGCAAGTATATAAGCCCATTAAAAATAAGCACATTGATGAACTTTTTAAATATATTCGTTCCCGTTTTGGAGGTTATAATGTTCCCAAACACGATACGATAAGGGAAGTAATAAGGGCTAGAAATGCAGGAAAAAGACTTGTGCTGGGCTTGATTGCAGATCAGTCTCCTAATTCAAATAGTCTGCATTTCTGGACAACTTTTCTGAATCAGGAAACATCTTTTATGGAGGGAGGGGAGCGTATTGCCCGAATGATGGATTTTCCAGTGTTATATTGCGAACTTAAAAAAGAAAAGCGAGGTTATTGCGAGGCTATATTCGAACTAATGGTTGAATCGCCTAAGCAGACAACCAAGGGGGAGATTACGGAAATGTTTGCACGGAAAGTGGAGCAAACAATTATGCGTGAACCCGGATATTGGTTCTGGTCTCATAAACGATGGAAGCATAAACCTCAAAACAAAGAATAA
- the mtaB gene encoding tRNA (N(6)-L-threonylcarbamoyladenosine(37)-C(2))-methylthiotransferase MtaB, translating to MIDSTIFQDKTAVYYTLGCKLNFSETSTIGQVLREAGIRTARKGEKADICVVNTCSVTEVADKKCRQAIHRLVKQHPGAFVVVTGCYAQLKPDQVAKIEGVDVVLGAEQKKDVLQYLGDLHKHEKGDAIASTFNDIRSFAPSCSKGDRTRYFLKVQDGCDYFCSYCTIPFARGKSRNGTIDSMVEQAEQAALEGGKEIVITGVNIGDFGKSTEENFFDLVKALDKVEGIERYRISSIEPNLLTDEIINYVSRSRSFMPHFHIPLQSGSDDVLKLMRRRYDTSLFAEKVRKIKEVMPDAFIGVDVIVGTRGETDEYFEQAYEFLKGLDVSQLHVFSYSERPGTQALKIDYVVSPEVKHQRSQRLLALSDEKTRDFYTKRIGETKTVLLEKPKAGAPMHGFTENYIRVEVESVPKLDNHLVKVRLGEFNEDGTALKGIVIE from the coding sequence ATGATAGATTCCACTATATTTCAGGACAAAACAGCCGTTTATTATACGTTAGGCTGTAAATTAAACTTTTCAGAGACATCTACTATTGGTCAAGTTCTTCGGGAAGCTGGTATTCGTACGGCAAGAAAGGGAGAAAAAGCAGATATTTGTGTTGTTAATACTTGCTCGGTAACAGAGGTGGCTGACAAGAAATGTCGTCAGGCTATTCACCGGCTGGTAAAGCAGCATCCCGGTGCTTTTGTTGTTGTAACGGGTTGCTATGCTCAACTCAAACCTGATCAGGTGGCCAAGATTGAAGGAGTGGATGTTGTCTTGGGCGCCGAACAGAAAAAAGATGTACTCCAGTATTTGGGAGATTTGCATAAACATGAAAAAGGAGATGCAATAGCTTCTACTTTTAATGATATTCGTTCTTTTGCACCGTCTTGTTCCAAGGGAGACCGTACCCGGTATTTCCTTAAAGTACAAGATGGTTGCGACTATTTTTGTTCTTATTGCACCATCCCTTTTGCTCGTGGAAAGAGTCGTAACGGAACTATAGATTCAATGGTTGAGCAAGCTGAACAGGCAGCTCTTGAAGGTGGAAAGGAAATTGTGATCACCGGAGTAAACATTGGCGATTTTGGAAAAAGCACGGAAGAAAACTTCTTTGACCTGGTGAAGGCATTGGATAAGGTTGAGGGAATAGAACGTTATCGGATCTCTTCCATTGAGCCTAATCTGCTTACAGATGAGATTATAAACTATGTATCCCGTTCACGCAGCTTCATGCCTCATTTTCATATTCCGCTTCAGTCGGGTAGTGATGATGTGCTGAAACTGATGCGCCGTCGTTATGATACTTCTCTCTTTGCAGAAAAAGTAAGAAAAATAAAAGAAGTGATGCCTGATGCTTTTATTGGAGTAGATGTGATTGTGGGTACACGTGGTGAGACAGACGAGTATTTTGAACAGGCATATGAATTCCTAAAAGGATTGGACGTATCACAACTGCATGTGTTTAGCTATTCCGAGCGCCCGGGAACACAAGCCCTGAAGATTGATTATGTGGTATCACCTGAAGTCAAGCATCAGAGAAGTCAAAGATTATTGGCTCTTTCCGATGAGAAGACCAGAGACTTCTATACAAAACGTATTGGAGAAACAAAAACAGTTCTTCTGGAGAAACCTAAAGCAGGTGCCCCGATGCACGGGTTCACAGAAAACTATATCCGGGTAGAGGTAGAGAGTGTACCTAAACTGGATAACCATTTGGTGAAAGTGCGTTTGGGTGAATTTAACGAAGACGGAACTGCACTGAAAGGAATAGTAATTGAATAG